One window from the genome of Echinicola vietnamensis DSM 17526 encodes:
- a CDS encoding glycosyltransferase family 117 protein: MINYRKVNNLTGWILFLIATLVYLLTIEETASFWDPGEFIAVAYKLQVPHPPGAPFFLLIYRMFSFFALGDPLEIAYWMNAGSALFSGFTILFLFWSITLLGRKLFRLEKGKESKGHTIAIMGAGIIGALVYTFSDSFWFSAVESEVYAMSSFFTAIVIWAFLKWDVIENPKDENRYMIFIAYLVGLSIGVHLLNLVTLPALALVVYFKKYQNPNLKGAIVAFLLGGVALVAINNIIIPGLPSLAGSMEIFFVNSIGLPFGSGIIVFVGLFLGGLIAAIIYSIKQEKVILNTVLLSLTFILIGYGSYALIVVRSNANPPINENAPKDIISFVSYLKREQYGYRPLMHGQYFTAEVTEQKEGDPVYAKGDDKYEIVDYEIVTEYDSEKTTILPRIYSTQPQHKRLYRQKLGLREGEEPTFGDNIAFMLDHQLGHMYWRYFLWNFSGRESDITDAPWMGITNAFEDYPDYIENNKAHNNYLMLPLILGLIGFLFQAKYDTKSFWLTTMLFLMMGVVLVLYLNSPPVEPRERDYIYVGSFYAFAIWIGMGVLAIAHGLAKLNKNFAVAAILATLIAFPVPVIMASQNYDDHDRSDRYFSVDSARNFLASCEENAILFTGGDNDTFPLWYVQEVEGFRTDVRVIVLSYFDTDWYVEQMTRPINKSAALPFSLEKKNFKRGTNDILFVNDRQGLEMISAKEYLRLLKNESDLLKVKSGYTNTIYQVPSRNLILEVDSAEVINKGVVPKGMEDLTVNHMNLRVKGNYLTKGNLMLIDLITTNNWERPIYFNNTSLSTISLDLSNHVVMEGLTYRLLPVQKPENVDEFVNTDLAYKNVTENFAYRGMSNPDNYFDEEYRRFTSNHRSMFNSLTNALIMEDKLDKAADIQKLSMEKFPNEAIPYDLSSGQSVPSLFELGEDDMALDIIEVLSNRAFEMLQFYQEKGRAMDREAMYSLEMMRFFVPLLQERGYDELATEIQNNLDKVIGPAASPRGVLQNRK, translated from the coding sequence ACCTTCTGACCATAGAAGAAACCGCCAGCTTTTGGGATCCGGGAGAATTCATTGCGGTAGCTTATAAACTCCAAGTTCCCCACCCTCCAGGAGCACCATTCTTCCTGCTTATTTACAGGATGTTTTCTTTCTTTGCCCTTGGAGACCCGCTTGAAATTGCATATTGGATGAATGCAGGAAGTGCCCTGTTCAGTGGATTCACCATCCTCTTTTTGTTTTGGTCAATCACCCTTCTGGGCAGAAAGCTATTCCGACTCGAAAAAGGAAAGGAAAGCAAAGGCCACACCATCGCCATTATGGGTGCCGGTATCATTGGCGCGCTGGTCTACACGTTCTCAGACAGCTTTTGGTTTTCAGCCGTAGAATCGGAAGTGTATGCCATGTCTTCTTTCTTCACGGCTATCGTCATCTGGGCGTTCTTAAAATGGGATGTCATCGAAAACCCAAAAGACGAAAACCGGTATATGATCTTTATCGCCTATTTGGTGGGACTTTCCATTGGTGTCCATTTGCTCAACTTAGTGACGTTGCCTGCGCTGGCCTTGGTCGTTTATTTCAAGAAATACCAAAACCCCAACCTCAAAGGAGCCATTGTCGCATTCCTTTTGGGCGGGGTAGCCTTGGTTGCCATCAATAACATTATCATTCCGGGACTGCCAAGTCTGGCCGGATCCATGGAAATTTTCTTCGTTAACAGTATTGGACTTCCATTCGGTTCAGGGATTATTGTCTTTGTCGGATTATTTCTGGGTGGACTTATCGCTGCCATCATCTATTCCATCAAACAGGAAAAGGTCATCCTGAACACCGTACTGCTATCCTTGACCTTTATCTTGATCGGCTATGGTTCTTATGCACTCATTGTCGTCCGCTCTAATGCCAACCCTCCCATCAATGAAAATGCGCCAAAGGACATTATCAGTTTTGTGAGTTACCTCAAGAGGGAACAGTATGGCTATCGTCCGCTAATGCACGGCCAATATTTCACTGCGGAAGTAACTGAGCAAAAAGAAGGAGATCCTGTTTATGCCAAAGGAGATGACAAATATGAAATAGTCGATTACGAGATCGTGACGGAATATGATTCAGAAAAAACCACTATTCTGCCCAGGATCTATTCTACCCAACCTCAGCACAAACGCCTATATCGACAGAAATTAGGCCTTAGGGAAGGCGAAGAACCCACTTTTGGGGATAATATCGCATTTATGCTGGACCATCAGCTGGGCCATATGTACTGGCGTTATTTCTTATGGAACTTCTCCGGGCGGGAAAGTGACATTACCGATGCCCCCTGGATGGGCATTACGAATGCCTTTGAAGATTACCCGGACTACATAGAAAACAACAAAGCCCACAATAATTACTTAATGCTTCCCTTGATCCTGGGACTCATCGGCTTTTTATTCCAAGCGAAGTACGACACCAAGTCATTCTGGCTTACGACAATGCTCTTCCTTATGATGGGAGTCGTCTTGGTGCTTTACCTTAACTCCCCTCCTGTAGAGCCTCGTGAACGGGACTATATTTATGTCGGGTCTTTTTATGCATTTGCGATATGGATAGGCATGGGGGTTCTGGCCATTGCTCATGGATTGGCCAAGCTCAATAAAAACTTTGCTGTCGCGGCCATTTTGGCGACATTGATAGCCTTTCCTGTCCCCGTCATCATGGCTTCTCAAAACTATGATGACCATGACCGCTCGGATCGTTATTTCTCGGTAGATTCGGCCCGTAATTTCCTGGCTTCTTGTGAAGAAAATGCCATTTTGTTTACAGGAGGTGACAATGACACCTTCCCTCTTTGGTATGTGCAAGAAGTAGAAGGCTTCAGAACAGATGTCCGTGTCATTGTATTGAGTTATTTTGACACAGATTGGTATGTGGAACAAATGACCAGGCCGATCAATAAATCAGCTGCATTACCTTTCTCCTTGGAGAAAAAGAACTTCAAACGCGGCACCAATGACATTCTTTTTGTCAATGATCGTCAGGGACTGGAAATGATTTCGGCAAAAGAATACCTACGACTCCTGAAAAACGAGAGCGATCTCCTGAAGGTAAAATCCGGCTATACCAACACCATTTACCAAGTACCTTCCAGAAACCTCATTCTCGAAGTAGACTCTGCTGAAGTGATTAATAAAGGCGTGGTCCCTAAAGGAATGGAAGACTTGACCGTTAACCATATGAACCTTCGGGTAAAAGGCAACTACCTCACCAAAGGAAACCTGATGCTGATCGACCTGATCACTACCAACAATTGGGAAAGGCCAATTTACTTTAACAACACTTCTCTTTCTACCATTAGCCTGGACCTCAGCAATCACGTAGTCATGGAAGGACTTACTTACCGACTGCTGCCGGTTCAGAAGCCGGAAAATGTAGATGAGTTCGTAAACACTGATCTCGCTTACAAAAACGTCACGGAAAACTTCGCCTATCGTGGCATGAGCAATCCTGACAATTACTTCGATGAGGAATACAGGAGGTTTACATCCAACCACCGTAGCATGTTCAACAGCCTTACGAACGCGCTCATCATGGAAGATAAACTGGACAAAGCTGCCGACATCCAAAAGCTGAGTATGGAGAAATTCCCTAACGAAGCGATCCCATACGACTTGTCCAGCGGACAGTCCGTACCTTCTTTGTTCGAACTGGGAGAAGATGACATGGCTTTGGACATCATTGAGGTACTTTCAAACAGGGCCTTCGAAATGCTCCAATTCTACCAAGAAAAAGGCCGAGCGATGGACCGTGAAGCCATGTATTCATTGGAGATGATGCGGTTCTTTGTTCCGCTGCTTCAGGAACGAGGATATGACGAATTGGCCACTGAAATCCAGAACAACCTGGACAAGGTAATAGGGCCGGCTGCTTCCCCGAGAGGTGTTTTGCAGAACAGAAAGTAG